Proteins encoded within one genomic window of Numenius arquata chromosome 12, bNumArq3.hap1.1, whole genome shotgun sequence:
- the FKBP1A gene encoding peptidyl-prolyl cis-trans isomerase FKBP1A has translation MGVHVETIAPGDGRTFPKRGQTCVVHYTGMLEDGKKFDSSRDRNKPFKFVMGKQEVIRGWEEGVAQMSVGQRAKMTISPDYAYGSTGHPGIIPPNATLIFDVELMKLE, from the exons atgGGCGTGCATGTGGAGACCATCGCCCCCGGCGACG GGCGGACGTTCCCTAAGCGCGGCCAGACCTGCGTGGTGCACTACACGG gtATGCTGGAGGATGGGAAGAAGTTTGATTCCTCCCGCGACAGGAACAAGCCGTTCAAGTTCGTGATGGGCAAGCAGGAGGTGATCCGCGGCTGGGAGGAAGGAGTCGCTCAG ATGAGCGTTGGTCAGCGGGCAAAGATGACCATCTCCCCAGATTACGCCTATGGCTCTACTGGCCACCCAGGGATCATCCCACCAAACGCCACTCTAATTTTTGACGTGGAGCTCATGAAATTGGAATGA
- the SDCBP2 gene encoding syntenin-2 isoform X1 has translation MATLYPSLEDMKGHQILQAQAAAGVRTPATTVVTEKPKLTSGTSNAAPPMLYPNLAELENYMGLALSSEEIQKNLLPEDSTALTPAGPSPGQLVAPLSGNNTGLRRAEIKPGVREIHLCKDERGKTGLQLKNVDQGIFVQLVKANSPAALVGLRFGDQILQINGKNCTGWSSDKAQRVLKKASPEKIVMVVRDRPFQRTVTVHKDSTGHVGIVVKKGKIVSLAKDSSAARNGLLTHHYICEVNGQNVIGMKDKQLMEVLAGAGNVVTLTIIPTVIYEHMVKRLSAGLVKSAMDHSIPDL, from the exons ATGGCAACGCTCTACCCTTCCCTGGAGGACATGAAGGGCCACCAGATCTTGCAG GCGCAGGCAGCTGCCGGGGTGAGGACCCCCGCCACGACGGTGGTCACGGAGAAGCCAAAACTCACCTCAGGCACCAGCAACGCAG CACCGCCCATGCTGTACCCCAACCTGGCCGAGCTGGAGAACTACATGGGACTTGCTCTCTCCAGCGAAGAGATCCAGAAGAACCTGCTCCCAGAAGACAGCACT GCGCTGACTCCCGCTGGGCCCTCCCCAGGCCAGCTGGTTGCCCCCCTGAGCGGGAATAACACGGGGCTGCGCCGGGCAGAGATCAAGCCGGGCGTGCGGGAGATCCACCTCTGCAAGGACGAGAGGGGCAAGACGGGGCTGCAGCTGAAAAACGTCGACCAG ggcatCTTCGTGCAGCTGGTGAAGGCCAACTCGCCGGCGGCGCTGGTGGGGCTGCGCTTCGGTGACCAGATCCTGCAGATCAACGGCAAGAACTGCACGGGCTGGAGCAGTGACAAGGCGCAGCGGGTGCTGAAGAAGGCATCCCCAGAGAAAATCGTCATGGTGGTGCGGGACAG GCCTTTCCAGCGCACCGTCACCGTACACAAGGACAGCACCGGCCACGTCGGCATCGTGGTCAAGAAGGGGAAAATCGTGTCGCTGGCCAAGGACAGCTCTGCCGCCCGCAACGGCCTCCTCACCCACCACTACATCTGCGAGGTGAACGGCCAGAACGTCATCGGCATGAAG GATAAGCAGCTCATGGAGGTGCTGGCAGGGGCCGGGAACGTGGTGACACTGACCATCATCCCCACCGTGATCTACGAGCACATGGTCAAACG GCTCTCGGCGGGGCTGGTGAAGTCGGCCATGGACCACTCCATCCCTGACCTCTGA
- the SDCBP2 gene encoding syntenin-2 isoform X2, which translates to MATLYPSLEDMKGHQILQAQAAAGVRTPATTVVTEKPKLTSGTTPPMLYPNLAELENYMGLALSSEEIQKNLLPEDSTALTPAGPSPGQLVAPLSGNNTGLRRAEIKPGVREIHLCKDERGKTGLQLKNVDQGIFVQLVKANSPAALVGLRFGDQILQINGKNCTGWSSDKAQRVLKKASPEKIVMVVRDRPFQRTVTVHKDSTGHVGIVVKKGKIVSLAKDSSAARNGLLTHHYICEVNGQNVIGMKDKQLMEVLAGAGNVVTLTIIPTVIYEHMVKRLSAGLVKSAMDHSIPDL; encoded by the exons ATGGCAACGCTCTACCCTTCCCTGGAGGACATGAAGGGCCACCAGATCTTGCAG GCGCAGGCAGCTGCCGGGGTGAGGACCCCCGCCACGACGGTGGTCACGGAGAAGCCAAAACTCACCTCAGGCACCA CACCGCCCATGCTGTACCCCAACCTGGCCGAGCTGGAGAACTACATGGGACTTGCTCTCTCCAGCGAAGAGATCCAGAAGAACCTGCTCCCAGAAGACAGCACT GCGCTGACTCCCGCTGGGCCCTCCCCAGGCCAGCTGGTTGCCCCCCTGAGCGGGAATAACACGGGGCTGCGCCGGGCAGAGATCAAGCCGGGCGTGCGGGAGATCCACCTCTGCAAGGACGAGAGGGGCAAGACGGGGCTGCAGCTGAAAAACGTCGACCAG ggcatCTTCGTGCAGCTGGTGAAGGCCAACTCGCCGGCGGCGCTGGTGGGGCTGCGCTTCGGTGACCAGATCCTGCAGATCAACGGCAAGAACTGCACGGGCTGGAGCAGTGACAAGGCGCAGCGGGTGCTGAAGAAGGCATCCCCAGAGAAAATCGTCATGGTGGTGCGGGACAG GCCTTTCCAGCGCACCGTCACCGTACACAAGGACAGCACCGGCCACGTCGGCATCGTGGTCAAGAAGGGGAAAATCGTGTCGCTGGCCAAGGACAGCTCTGCCGCCCGCAACGGCCTCCTCACCCACCACTACATCTGCGAGGTGAACGGCCAGAACGTCATCGGCATGAAG GATAAGCAGCTCATGGAGGTGCTGGCAGGGGCCGGGAACGTGGTGACACTGACCATCATCCCCACCGTGATCTACGAGCACATGGTCAAACG GCTCTCGGCGGGGCTGGTGAAGTCGGCCATGGACCACTCCATCCCTGACCTCTGA
- the SNPH gene encoding syntaphilin, which produces MGHISPGPFPSLHLLSLCCVLTRSSPAPRTRGTAAMSLPGSRRSSTGSRSRGVYGRSGFASFFKSSAPSATRPETQPLLPASRRPSPPGRDTYGTSSLSSSSNSGSCKGSDSSPTPRRSAKYNLCSDNHGIKPPTPEQYLTPLQQKEVCIRHLKARLKDTQERLQDRDAEIEDLKTQLSRMQEDWIEEECHRVEAQLALKEARKEIKQLKQVIDTVKNNLLEKDKGLQKYFVDINIQNKKLETLLHSMEVAQNGALKEEGAGESAGGSPARSLTRSSTYTKLSDQGAGDRNVGGSQTISLDEGADSGFAGAEEAPGHTDPLEVGGEPVTRLPPSSTYEKLLGLRGSVEAGVQASCMQERAIQTDFVPCQPDLDTILEKVMKSQACSLGSPTSAWVSEMEDMVPGPDLSNPTGATDLLVAEPDGVTASAGAEGGAPCNPAVRQPPSANPSVAIACVAEEETATEATGCEAATSKSYWSRHFIVDLLAVVVPAVPTVAWLCRSQRRQGQPIYNISSLLRGCCTVALHSIRRMGCHPVASPGGSTQP; this is translated from the exons ATGGGTCACATCTCACCGGGGCCGTTTCCCAGCCTTCACCTCCTCTCTCTCTGTTGCGTTTTAACCCGCAGTTCCCCCGCACCCAGGACCCGTGGCACCGCGGCAATGTCTCTGCCGGGGAGCAGACGCTCGTCCACAGGATCACGAAG TCGCGGGGTTTATGGACGGAGTGGCTTTGCCTCCTTCTTTAAGTCTTCAGCGCCCTCAGCCACTCGGCCTGAGACACAgcctcttctccctgcctccaGGCGCCCCTCGCCCCCCGGGAGGGACACCTACGGCACCTCCtcgctgagcagcagcagcaattctgGCTCCTGCAAGGGCAGCGACAGCAGCCCCACCCCAAG GCGCTCGGCCAAGTACAACCTCTGTAGCGACAACCATGGGATAAAGCCGCCGACGCCGGAGCAGTACCTGACCCCCCTGCAGCAGAAGGAGGTCTGCATCAGGCATCTGAAAGCTCGCCTGAAGGACACACAGGAGCGGCTGCAGGACAG GGATGCTGAGATCGAGGACCTGAAGACACAGCTGTCGCGGATGCAGGAGGACTGGATCGAGGAGGAGTGCCACCGCGTGGAAGCCCAGCTGGCGCTGAAAGAAGCCCGCAAGGAGATCAAGCAGCTGAAGCAGGTCATCGACACGGTGAAGAACAACCTGCTGGAGAAGGACAAGGGGCTCCAGAAGTATTTTGTGGACATCAACATCCAGAACAAGAAGCTGGAGACGCTGCTGCACAGCATGGAGGTGGCGCAGAACGGGGcgctgaaggaggagggggccGGCGAGTCGgccggggggtccccagcccgATCCCTCACCCGCAGCTCCACCTACACCAAGCTGAGCGACCAGGGGGCCGGGGACCGCAACGTGGGGGGCTCGCAGACCATCTCGCTGGACGAGGGGGCTGACAGCGGCTTCGCGGGGGCAGAGGAGGCTCCCGGCCACACGGACCCGCTGGAGGTGGGGGGCGAACCTGTCACCCGCCTGCCCCCCAGCTCCACCTACGAGAagctgctggggctgcggggCAGCGTGGAGGCTGGGGTGCAGGCCAGCTGCATGCAGGAGCGGGCCATCCAGACGGACTTCGTGCCCTGCCAGCCCGACCTGGACACCATCCTGGAGAAGGTGATGAAGTCCCAGGCTTGCAGTTTAGGCAGCCCCACCTCCGCCTGGGTCTCCGAAATGGAAGACATGGTGCCCGGCCCCGATCTCTCCAACCCCACCGGGGCCACGGACCTGCTGGTGGCCGAGCCCGATGGCGTGACGGCCAGTGCCGGTGCCGAGGGGGGTGCCCCCTGCAACCCGGCGGTGCGGCAGCCCCCCAGCGCCAACCCCTCGGTGGCCATCGCCTGCGTGGCGGAGGAGGAGACGGCGACAGAGGCGACCGGCTGCGAGGCTGCCACCTCCAAGAGCTACTGGAGCCGCCACTTCATCGTGGATCTGTTGGCGGTGGTGGTGCCGGCGGTGCCCACGGTGGCCTGGCTGTGCCGCTCGCAGCGCCGGCAGGGCCAGCCCATCTACAACATCAGCtcgctgctgcggggctgctgcaCCGTGGCCCTGCACTCCATCCGCAGGATGGGCTGTCACCCCGTCGCCAGCCCCGggggcagcacccagccctga